The Oreochromis niloticus isolate F11D_XX linkage group LG4, O_niloticus_UMD_NMBU, whole genome shotgun sequence DNA segment AGTTCAAGCATCAGATTACCATCAAGTGAATGTTTGCATCCGGCTTTGTTGCCGGACCAACTCAGCTGGGACAACAATACTAAGAATATCTGATGGTGTACACAAATTCTTTTCACCTTAATCACATCACAGTAAAGTCACCTTATATCTCTCTGTTCTACtctgtttttaaacttttaggATTTGCCTTTGTATAAGGAGAGACTGGAGGTAACATTTTATGAAGGTGAGTTCCTCCTGTTATATATAATTGttcatttttaatgaaaagacatttgaagaagaaatgcatctataataataatcatcataatCATAAATCAAACACTGTATGTGGAAAAAAAGTATAGAAAAACAACTACCGTTTAAAAGTGACGGAATAAAAAAATTAGCTTCCCTAATTTCCTTCAGCAGGACATCAGTATTAATACTCTGGATGTGGTCATCAAAGATATTTCTAATATTTCTGAAAGAGTTGGGTAGTGATATTGAATTCATATCCAAGAGAGGGGGGCAAGGTTAGAGGAAATGGATGTCTGGGACTCTGAGGAGTAACCTTAAAGCCTGAACCATTTAAAAATTGCCAGACTATAAAAATtctaattaaaaatgaaattaataaatattactttgtatcatatttgctacATCCAGCAATTTTCTTGCAATTTATTGCTTGATTCACTGTAAAGGTTGTTGCCATAAGGAGAAATACAATTGTGTATCATCTGCAAAGAAATCATAGCTCACACTGTATTTGTTAATTACATAGCCAAATCATAAGATATCAGTTAGAAACAGCAGGAGGCCAACAATGAAACCTTGTGGAACACCCGTTTCTTAGCATTACTATAGCTGACTGCACAGAATTATCAGAACACGTGTAGACACAAATGAAACTAATATAAAAGCAAACCTGAAACCCAGGCACTATattaaaacagcaataaaagcAGCAGACAGATCCCAGATGAGTAAAGCATTGTGGTGCACCACAGTCAGCTGCCATAAGAAGTTAATTTCTTTCTAATATGCTCATGCATGTAATGTGACTTTACTTTTCACCCCTCCTTTTCTTTAGGTCGTTACAGCACTGGCAAAGACAGGAAGTTTGCTCTGCTGGAGGATGTGTTCAAGAAGTTCCCTGAGATGCCGATCAGCATTGAGATCAAAGAGAACAACCACCAGCTGATTAAAAAGGTACGCATTAATACACCCCAAAAAACCAACACCAAACTTCTACCAGAGTTTCCCGATAtatgaaaaagctttttttcagCTTTCCAGGATTGAATCGGGCCTCTTTTGAAGTGGATACATCATCTAAATTCCAGTCAAGGTGGACAAATTATGAATGATTTTCTAACTACAAGGCTAGGGAGCTTTTCCCTGTGCAATTCTAAATATGTTGTCCACCTTATAAACAGTGTCCACAGTTTACTGGCCAAATCTAGCACGGCAGCCTCTGTGATGTCTGTGTCTGCAGCACCACTTACACTCTTACACCTTCATGCCATCATCTCCTGAACGCTAATATTTGTTTCCCACTTGATTTTATGTCTTTAGGTGTCTGATCTGGTTAAACGCTACAACAGGGAGGGGATCACTGTGTGGGCTTCCACGGACTCCACGATCATGAAGGAATGCTGGAAAATGGTACATTAACCAGCTGGAGGAGACGAGTTACCTGTATAGCGTTAACACACCTTACTcattataacattttatttacctGCAGGAAATGCGTGAAATGAAGTTATATGATGGCATTACAGGGTTTCCTTAGCGTTTCAGTATGGTTTTCAGCATGACTCGAGTGATTCATAAACACCGCCTCTGTACCAGTGTTGTCACCCAGcatgtctgtgtctctctgttctCTCCTTCCTCGTAGAACGGCTCCATGCCCTACAGTTTCAGTATGAGCCGAGgcctgctgcttctgctgctcttCTACACGGGGCTGCTGCCCTTTGTGCCAATAGGAGAGAGTTTGCTGCAGTTCTACCTGATGAGCATCTTCAACAGGTGTGACTGCAGGAGTGTGTTCAGTGCATGCTGAGTAAACTGTGTCCATTCATGTGCATGCATGTCATTTCACATGAAGggtctttttttctgttaagaCTGTGAAGCTTCATGTTATTGCTATCTATGCTCATAAAAGTGTAACTGTGTCTTTCTTTGTCTCTGCGTGTGTTGAAGGACATTCATTCCTGATCAAGCTCTCCTGAGGAACAAGCTCGTTGTGTCTTTGATAGAAAAGTAAGTGAAGTATTAAAAAGGACTATGGCAGTTGTGCCTacatctcacttatttattggTCTTGAAGTCTAAATTATAAATGCCAAAAATCGACAAAACATTCAGTCCTCACTACACTGAAAGACTGTTTACACTGCTAGCTTAAATCTAGTATTTTAAGCACAGTgtgcagtttgtgttttattttaaatttgcttCTTTCATGCTGTAATTGCAGAATAACTATGAGGAAGAGTCTTTTTAGGCATCTCGCTGCCCGTGGAATTCAGGTATGAAACCACAATTTTAAGTCTTTACAGCACTGTGGCTGAAAGAAGAGTTAAAGAAATGCAAAGAAAGCCAGAACTGTGGAATATAAACATATCAGAGTAAAAGAAAACACTAAATACTGAGAGGTAAATATGAAAACTATCACAAATGTTTGTTTACCTTATCAAAGGCTCTTTGTCTTATCACAGTTTTGTTTGCTCATTCTCATTTAGAAACAGTACAGGGACCACAACTGTGCTCAGAAACTTTCCTGGAACATTTTTACTTCACTATTACTTTGCTCTTGTGTCTTCCATGAAAAGATGCACAGGGAATCCCCAAAATATAATTCCTGTTAAAGTCAATGGATTTGATTTTTCTCCTACTAGTCACTGCATGGTCAGCTGCAGGATGCTATTCAAACTCAACAGGTTATGATCTAACACAGAAAGCACTTCAGCATGACAAATAGTTGACCTCACACAACCACTATGACTGTCCTGAATGCATCATCTCTATCCTGATGTGATGAGATCAACCCTGTTGTCAGGACATGACTCCACTTAATAGCTGGAGAAAGTAACACTCTTCAAGCtatgtgatatttatattttgtgCTTGTTGTATTTCAACACTTTTAAATAATGCCAAAGTAGTAACCAGGAAATGTTCCTTTCTATATCATCTAcatgttgtttttggtgttttggGTAGAATTTGTGGGCATGTTAAAATCCAAGTATTCTAATCAGTGATTCAGTAACATGTCCACACGATTTACAGGCTATCAGTCCACTGAATGTCCTAATCAGTCCTACTGATATTCCCTCACTAGACTCTTTAGTAGGTAATTGATGCCGACTACCAGGTTTGTGTCCTTTTGCCTTcaaaactgccttaattcttcatggcacagattcaacaaggtgctgaaaacattcttcagatattttggtccatattgacatgatggcatcacacagttgccgcagatttgtcagctgcacatcagtaatgtgaatctcctgttccaccacatcccaaaggtgctctgttggattgagatctggtaacCTTGGAGTCTATTTAAGTAcaatgaactcattgtcatgttaaagaaaccagtttaagaTGAGTTGAGCTTTGTGACTCAGTgtattatcctgctggaaaGAACTAGTGAACAAAAGGATGGGTACactggtcataaagggatggtcagcaacaatacttgGGTAGACTGTGGTGTTTAACTGATGGTCAGTTTGTACTAAAATGcctaaagtgtgccaagaaaatatcaccctcaccattacaccaccaatAGTCTGAACCATTGATACAAGGCGGGTTCAATCCATGTTTTCATGATGTTTATACCAAATTCA contains these protein-coding regions:
- the gdpd3a gene encoding lysophospholipase D GDPD3a, whose translation is MCMQERMISFLYFFLPVLGGYTLTSVYLLKNPQILHRKKRPAFYCKKISHRGGSGERIESTMEAFTHAAEQGTEMLEMDCHLTHDGYVVVSHDENLLRQTGHDVTISSLNLQDLPLYKERLEVTFYEGRYSTGKDRKFALLEDVFKKFPEMPISIEIKENNHQLIKKVSDLVKRYNREGITVWASTDSTIMKECWKMNGSMPYSFSMSRGLLLLLLFYTGLLPFVPIGESLLQFYLMSIFNRTFIPDQALLRNKLVVSLIEKITMRKSLFRHLAARGIQVHLFVCNTEEDIEAAFEVGATGVMSDYPTLLSSYFCKNRSQD